The DNA region AGCAGAGCCACCTGGTGAACACCTAACAGACAGAATACAAGGCTGTCATTAaggtttcatttaaattgttACATTCCAGAGAAATACATTACTGACAGTTAAGATTTCAACAGTgcttaaattcagtttatttctaaAGGTTTTGAAGCCAAAGTTGTTATGCCCTTCTGCAGTTCTAACTAAAATGaatctgttaattatttttgcaatatggagttaatgtgtaaaaatgtaaacaaactctAAACAATGATAACTAAATTCAgataaaaactgacaaaaatacTGCTCTTCCACTTTGGCTTAAAAGGTCAAAGCCCATTTTGTCTGATAAGGTACTTAAatctgtgtgtgaaaatgtcttCGTGTTTAACtgcttgttttttccttttcttaccCAGGTCACTGATGTGCTCACGGAGCTGCTGGAAGGTGTTGCTGAGGCCTTTAGGGTAGGTCAGGATTTTAGAGGCGTCCACCACAAAGGCCACACAATGGATCTTGTCTTTGAGGCTTGGCCTCTTCACATAGCCTACTGTCTCAGACCTCACTGGCTGATCTGGGCCAAACTGAGAGAGAATGAAGACAACACAACTCATCACCAAAGCTCTTACAATTTATCCtgaggagaacatgaatgtctgtaccacatttcatggcaatgcATCCAATGGTGGTCGAaaaatttcactcaaaaccacaaattatAACCTCATGGTAGCGTTAGAAGAATAGTCTATATCTAGTATTTTGGTCTGGACCtcacaaacaaccaaaaaaacagCATTGCCATCTTTAGCGTATTGCTAAAACTACAACATTACAATACCGATCCTGCTTACCTTATGTCCCTCGGGTACATGGCCTTTAATGACGGACAGGATGTCATGGAGGGTCAGTCCGGTCATCTCTCCACCTCCCAGGCCCAATATATCGCACAACACCAGACCAGTAGGATCCTCTCCCTTCTGACCATGGATGTTGAAGGACtgcagctgacacacacacacaaacaaaaagttaaTGGGATGGACGCCTAAAGCATGCCGACAGACCTGCTAATTGGATATTTGCACCAATACGGTCTTCTGATGAACATTTAGTCATTCTTGTTCAGTGTTGCTTTAACGTTGCTTtttgtgtgtacctgtgttcATGAATTAAGCGTAAAAGCACATTCTTGACTTGAAAACATCTGAAACACGGGTGAGTTTATCGAGTTGACAACTTCATGACAACCAGGCAAACTCCATTTGCTAACGAAGACCATAAGATGGAAAGAAAAGCTATTAAGTGGATATCGAGTTCAGCTCTCTTGGTCAAATTTGAATTCAATTAGCATGAGATGATGTTTTACAAACAAACGTAAAAACTGGTCTTGATGATAATTGTGTCCAAGAGACTTTTattaacatgaaatgaaaaatatctgaCAACACCACCAATGGTCAGTCTCATTCCACTGGGAGAGTGAAATCAGTGTTTGGGCAGTGTTTTTCCTTTCTGTGGTTGAATTGCTCTTAAATCCAGGAGGGattcagtgccttgctcaaaggcCAAATGAGGCCCACCCATCTTTTCAGTATGTCCGCATTGTAAGAAACCCAACAATGAATTTCAGCTCATTTAGTCCCCACCTTCCTCTAAACTAAATGTCAATTATTTTAGTGAAATCTCTCAGTTACAAGTTACTGCTCTACTTGTACCTTCTTGGtgaagctggtggaggaggagcccACCATGGCTCGGTTGGTGACTCTTCCATTAAACACCGACTGGACTGAACTGGTGAAGCTGGACTTTCCAGAACCGACCGGACCCAGGAGGAGAACCTGAGCCTGAGTCACCTCACCACTGCCCGGTCTGTAGGAGCTGACGGTCTTCATCAGGCTTTTCTTTCGTCTAGATTAGAATTTAAGACACTTGCTGTTCAGCATAATTTGCATAAATAGAATAAAGGCATTGGACGAGTGTTTTAATCTGAATGAGTTGAAAGGAATATAGGTAATATGTTGGTAGTGTTCGAAATAGGtttacattttgctttaaattaacagaaatataattatttgacTGCTAATGATTTAAATAGCTGCAAACTtgaatgtcaattttttttactcactctTCTGTCCACTCCATGTTTCTCCATTGAAATTCCAACTTTGGTTCAGGTGCTGAGGAGAAGATGATGAGggttactttatttattttggtttcacCTCTTCTGAAGAGGGAAATacatcaaaaataaatctgactATGAAAGTGTACCTTGCATTTGATATTTCAATACTAATTTTGTGGATGAATGGCAAAAGAAACAGTGATGTCACGTACAGATATTTCCAGAAACATCAACAAAGTTTTTTATTCACATAAACTATAcacaacatttaacacaaatgtaTGAGGCCAccttttattttgcataaagTGAGGCATTTACTGTTTGGGACTATTTCGAGTGGGCCTACAGTTTACAATAGACAATAGAGGAAAACCACAAGAGTAGCCTACATATTTAATGGTAGTGCTGGTCTTTGACAGTTTTTCTT from Anoplopoma fimbria isolate UVic2021 breed Golden Eagle Sablefish chromosome 8, Afim_UVic_2022, whole genome shotgun sequence includes:
- the ifi44g gene encoding interferon-induced protein 44 isoform X2, which gives rise to MQKETGKRVSLGGFAFGLAAPVPDFSISSASAKPSIAKVAGIKESSNNVTDVSSTEKLESKHLFTFPAPEPKLEFQWRNMEWTEERKKSLMKTVSSYRPGSGEVTQAQVLLLGPVGSGKSSFTSSVQSVFNGRVTNRAMVGSSSTSFTKKSFNIHGQKGEDPTGLVLCDILGLGGGEMTGLTLHDILSVIKGHVPEGHKFGPDQPVRSETVGYVKRPSLKDKIHCVAFVVDASKILTYPKGLSNTFQQLREHISDLGVHQVALLTHIDKICSETDKDVTQVYKSSIVRKMIDQAGALLGMSTSYIVPVKNYSSELDLDVNTDVLLLSAVDHILQYADLYFQDKTTQHTGPKID
- the ifi44g gene encoding interferon-induced protein 44 isoform X1, producing MQKETGKRVSLGGFAFGLAAPVPDFSISSASAKPSIAKVAGIKESSNNVTDVSSTEKLESKHLFTFPAPEPKLEFQWRNMEWTEERKKSLMKTVSSYRPGSGEVTQAQVLLLGPVGSGKSSFTSSVQSVFNGRVTNRAMVGSSSTSFTKKLQSFNIHGQKGEDPTGLVLCDILGLGGGEMTGLTLHDILSVIKGHVPEGHKFGPDQPVRSETVGYVKRPSLKDKIHCVAFVVDASKILTYPKGLSNTFQQLREHISDLGVHQVALLTHIDKICSETDKDVTQVYKSSIVRKMIDQAGALLGMSTSYIVPVKNYSSELDLDVNTDVLLLSAVDHILQYADLYFQDKTTQHTGPKID